Proteins encoded together in one Cydia pomonella isolate Wapato2018A chromosome 10, ilCydPomo1, whole genome shotgun sequence window:
- the LOC133522427 gene encoding uncharacterized protein LOC133522427 isoform X1: protein MPRWVGVRQDASDIQLHGYCDASNDAYAAVVYLRVVDHEGNVTVHLVAARTKVCPIRQISTPRLELSGAVLLSKLLAEVSTVLSMPVSHCRAWTDSTIVLAWLQGEPNRWTTFVANRVTEILSILNHDQWAHVESTSNPADCASRGMSPSDFIQFELWVHGPAWLHDPNYQHPTSEPVSTELEAKPMKVQVCTVLSPAQPSEELSAWTKYSSLTKAVRVVAYCLRFCKKLKGESFPSYLTARELDNALKVGIKASQLSAFPRELTNLNNSNPLPRRSIILSLCPFLDEDGIMRTRGRIEHSDHSYNVKHPIIMPHDHHLSKLIVSDAHSRTLHGGPQLTLNYVRSKFLIINAKSLIRHILSKCVRCIKYKVTKTQPFMADLPSSRVTVARPFHRTGCDYAGPINIRISKGRGCKSYKGYIALFVCMVTRCIHLEAVSSLTTEGFLAAYRRFVARRGPCKEIWSDNGSNFVGASKELRILFQQGEASVMKEVAEALANEGTEWHFIPPRAPNFGGLWEAGVASTKYHLKRVLDGTTLTFEELSTVLAQAEACLNSRPMYQLPSNEVDTSPLTPGHFLVGEALVTAPDRNYEDSKISPLHRWQLTQKIMQQFWRKWSQEYLTTLYQRYKWTKVTPEPQVGDVVLVKEDDLPPSMWLYGLVQEKHPGPDNVTRVVTLKCKHSKLMRPVSKLIVLPVAN from the coding sequence ATGCCAAGATGGGTTGGCGTCAGGCAAGACGCGAGTGATATCCAGCTGCATGGGTACTGCGACGCCTCCAACGACGCTTACGCAGCAGTCGTATACCTGAGGGTAGTGGATCATGAAGGTAATGTTACTGTCCATTTAGTCGCAGCCAGAACGAAGGTCTGTCCAATCCGCCAAATTTCCACACCCCGACTTGAACTTTCCGGAGCAGTACTCTTATCCAAACTGCTGGCAGAAGTATCCACTGTCTTATCCATGCCAGTCAGTCATTGCAGGGCTTGGACAGACTCAACCATAGTCCTCGCATGGCTTCAAGGTGAGCCGAACCGTTGGACAACGTTTGTTGCCAATCGCGTCACTGAGATCCTATCCATACTAAACCATGATCAGTGGGCGCATGTAGAATCCACCAGCAACCCGGCAGACTGTGCAAGTCGAGGAATGTCACCATCTGATTTCATCCAATTCGAGTTGTGGGTCCATGGCCCAGCTTGGCTACATGACCCTAACTACCAGCATCCAACATCCGAGCCCGTATCCACTGAGCTAGAAGCAAAGCCCATGAAAGTCCAGGTATGTACAGTTTTATCCCCTGCTCAGCCATCCGAAGAGTTGAGTGCTTGGACTAAATACTCATCTTTAACAAAGGCAGTAAGAGTAGTAGCTTACTGTCTCAGATTTTGTAAAAAACTGAAAGGAGAATCTTTTCCATCCTATCTGACCGCAAGAGAGCTTGATAATGCCTTGAAGGTAGGTATTAAAGCAAGTCAATTGTCAGCCTTTCCCCGGGAGTTAACTAACCTGAATAACTCTAATCCACTTCCCCGGAGAAGCATTATCTTATCATTGTGTCCCTTCTTGGACGAGGATGGCATTATGAGAACGCGAGGTAGGATTGAGCATAGCGATCATTCTTATAATGTAAAGCATCCTATCATAATGCCTCATGACCATCACTTGTCAAAGCTGATTGTGAGCGACGCTCACTCAAGGACTCTCCACGGAGGCCCCCAACTCACCCTAAATTATGTAAGATCCAAGTTTCTAATTATTAATGCCAAAAGCTtgattagacatattttaagtaaatgtgTGAGATGTATAAAGTACAAAGTCACCAAAACTCAACCCTTCATGGCTGATTTACCCAGTAGCAGGGTGACTGTTGCTCGACCGTTCCACCGCACCGGGTGCGACTATGCAGGCCCtataaatatcagaatatcCAAAGGTAGAGGATGCAAGAGCTATAAGGGCTATATAGCACTGTTTGTATGTATGGTAACCCGTTGTATCCACCTGGAGGCAGTAAGTTCACTTACCACTGAAGGGTTTCTAGCTGCTTATAGACGGTTCGTGGCACGTCGAGGACCCTGTAAGGAGATTTGGAGCGACAATGGGTCCAACTTTGTCGGTGCATCCAAGGAACTGCGCATCCTCTTCCAGCAGGGCGAGGCTTCTGTCATGAAAGAGGTTGCTGAGGCCTTAGCTAATGAAGGTACTGAATGGCATTTTATTCCACCCCGGGCTCCCAATTTCGGTGGACTCTGGGAGGCGGGTGTCGCCTctactaaatatcatttgaaacgGGTCCTAGATGGCACCACTCTCACGTTTGAGGAGTTATCAACGGTTTTAGCACAGGCTGAGGCTTGTCTAAACAGTAGGCCCATGTACCAGCTGCCATCAAATGAAGTGGACACGAGTCCACTCACCCCGGGACACTTTCTAGTTGGCGAAGCTCTGGTAACCGCGCCAGATCGCAACTATGAAGATTCTAAAATCAGCCCTTTACATAGATGGCAGCTCACCCAGAAGATTATGCAGCAGTTCTGGCGAAAGTGGTCTCAGGAGTACCTAACAACGCTCTATCAGAGGTACAAATGGACTAAGGTGACCCCAGAGCCACAGGTAGGTGACGTAGTGTTAGTCAAGGAGGATGATCTCCCGCCCTCGATGTGGTTATATGGGTTAGTACAAGAAAAGCACCCTGGTCCAGACAATGTCACTAGAGTCGTTACCTTAAAATGTAAACATTCCAAACTTATGAGACCTGTTTCCAAATTAATAGTGTTGCCTGTTGCCAACTAG
- the LOC133522427 gene encoding uncharacterized protein LOC133522427 isoform X2 gives MEYIKLQQNIEEIIDKAASNLKKSPKSRMTNTYLQARLDLLEGNWKSFESNHQTILLESKDPSNTYFTNETYDRVEEKYIDYKCQLKEALEKIKSTMSTSSTHTHNNLQSESNPSSAVKLPRIIIPVFSGKYAEWPTFHDLFESVINNNQTLAPVQKLHYLKGHLTGEAEQLIRHTPITDANYEQCWTLLKKRYSNTRYISSCILNRLISQKTLTAASSYGVKQILDTTNECLSALTNMNIDVSTWDLIIIHLIIQKLDQESRKEWEHKISDYSDKLPTFSEFSTFLESRFRALEFLEPSTKKETRLKETERPKVFSITSSASSVSCPFCAEAHLLYQCKRFSQDSVQQRRDFVKSKALCFNCFGAKHSATHCKRDTTCRRCGRRHHSLLHLDSEQPPSAQPSRAVEGVKIHNQQPSTHEKSEQKEPGPGNIVAHAAESSGSSNSEIILTTALVKVENKGNCHILRAFLDQGAQLSFVTERAVQLLQLHKIPVNVSVDPSGLGGEKIPLSVPIKHKVQFKIQSICSSFSCVVQAYVVSQVTNPIPSQKVEIHDWQELKKLKMADPGYDTPGHVDMLLGAEVYGLTLTEGIVRNPTSTLTAQNTALGWILSGRTQVTRGTRK, from the exons ATggaatatataaaattacagCAAAATATAGAAGAGATAATTGACAAGGCCGCTTCTAACCTCAAAAAATCACCGAAATCGCGTATGACCAACACGTACTTACAAGCAAGGTTAGATCTTCTCGAAGGAAATTGGAAATCTTTCGAGAGCAACCATCAAACGATTTTGTTAGAATCTAAGGATCCAAGCAATACGTACTTCACAAATGAAACCTATGACAGAGtcgaagaaaaatatattgattataAGTGTCAGTTAAAAGAGGCCTtggaaaaaatcaaatcaacaaTGTCAACATCCTCAACTCACACACATAATAATCTACAGAGTGAATCAAATCCATCAAGTGCAGTGAAGCTACCTAGAATTATAATCCCCGTATTTTCTGGCAAGTATGCGGAGTGGCCTACTTTTCACGACCTATTCGAATCTGTGATCAATAACAACCAGACTTTAGCACCTGTACAAAAGCTCCACTACTTAAAGGGTCATCTGACGGGTGAAGCAGAGCAGTTAATACGACACACACCTATAACGGATGCAAATTATGAACAATGTTGGACATTATTGAAGAAACGTTACAGCAACACTCGCTACATCTCATCGTGCATACTTAACCGCTTAATAAGCCAAAAGACTTTAACCGCAGCATCTTCTTATGGTGTCAAACAAATATTAGACACAACAAATGAATGTTTAAGTGCTCTGACCAACATGAATATTGATGTTTCAACATGGGATCTTATCATCATCCACCTGATCATACAGAAGCTTGACCAGGAATCCCGGAAAGAATGGGAACACAAGATAAGTGATTACTCAGATAAACTACCAACGTTTAGTGAATTTTCAACATTCCTAGAATCCAGATTTAGAGCATTGGAGTTCTTAGAGCCAAGTACTAAGAAAGAAACAAGATTAAAAGAAACAGAGCGACCTAAAGTGTTCAGCATTACCTCATCAGCATCATCAGTATCCTGCCCATTTTGTGCAGAGGCTCACTTGTTGTACCAATGTAAGCGGTTTAGCCAGGACTCTGTACAACAACGGAGGGACTTTGTCAAAAGTAAGGCGTTGTGCTTCAATTGCTTTGGAGCAAAGCATTCTGCAACACACTGCAAGCGAGACACAACATGTAGGCGCTGCGGCCGCCGTCACCACTCCCTATTGCATCTGGACAGCGAGCAACCACCTTCAGCGCAACCAAGCCGAGCCGTTGAAGGGGTGAAGATCCACAACCAACAGCCGAGTACCCATGAGAAGTCGGAGCAGAAGGAACCTGGGCCTGGTAACATTGTGGCTCACGCTGCCGAAAGTTCAGGTTCATCGAATAGTGAGATAATATTAACAACGGCATTAgttaaggtagaaaataaagGAAACTGTCATATACTTAGGGCATTTCTTGACCAGGGTGCACAATTATCATTCGTGACTGAGCGTGCTGTACAATTGCTTCAGTTACACAAGATACCTGTTAATGTTAGTGTTGATCCCTCAGGGCTGGGCGGAGAAAAAATCCCCTTGTCAGTCCCAATTAAACACAAAGTTCAATTCAAAATACAATCCATTTGTAGCTCTTTTAGTTGCGTTGTTCAAGCATATGTGGTAAGTCAGGTAACTAATCCCATTCCTTCACAGAAAGTTGAGATTCATGATTGGCAGGAGTTGAAGAAATTAAAGATGGCAGATCCAGGATATGACACTCCAGGCCATGTGGACATGTTGCTGGGTGCTGAGGTGTATGGACTGACCCTGACAGAGGGTATTGTACGTAATCCGACGTCCACGCTGACAGCACAGAACACCGCTTTGGGCTGGATCCTGTCAGGAAGAACACAA GTCACTCGTGGGACGAGGAAGTGA